The genomic segment ATTTTGTCTTCTGAAATATCTTCTATCATTCTATCTATTATATATATCGGTTTTTAAGAGGGTTAAACTTTAGATTTTTTTTTTGGAAATTCAATTCCTATTGCAAGGTAGCGGAAAATGGGAATTTGGCATTATTGTATATATCTTCTATATCTATCTTTGGTAAAAGCACCTTTTTGATAAAATAGAAATCAATAAAGTCTTTAGGTTCTATTCTACTTACGATGGCACAAAATTTATTGGAAACAATATTGTTGATGGTATCTACTAAAAGATGATGTCTATTCTCAAATAAAATTATCGGTCTATCTTCCTTGTTTGAAAGTAAATCAATAACAAAATCAACCTTTGTTCCCTTGATAAGATAGGAGAGAAAATTGGGGCTTTCTTTAATCTTAACACAGTCTTGTAGCCACATCCTCTTTATCCAGAAATCTATATCACTAAGGTTTTGGGTGGAATCTATGGTAAAGAAATCAAGGTCATCGGATAACCTATGTTGCAGATAAAATAGAGAAAGTGCTGTGCCGCCGGTGAGAAAAAAGGAGCTCTCTATGCTTGAATTGGTAATAAGAGAAAGTAAAATCTCCCTCTCTACATCTGATGAATAGTATTTTTTATGTTCTATAAGATGTTCCATAAACCTCAAGAATCCTCTTCCATTTTTTGTAAGTATAGGGGGTTAATCTTAACTTAGACAATTCTTCCGCTATCTCATCTATTTTAAAATAACTCAGCGTATCCACTACTCTAGCATATTCAAGGAACCTTTTTAGTATCCAGGGATATAACTGAGACTTCTTATCCTTATTAAGGTGTTCTTTTAGCACAATTTCATCAGTAAATTGAGGATAATCCCAAAATACCGCCTTAAGATAATTCATAATTAACCCCAATCAGTATACTCAAAATCCTTTGGTTTGGCAAAGACTTTTCAGTTGAAACTTACCCATATCTTTTTAGCTAAAGAAAGGATTTTTGCATTTTGCATTTTTTATAAAACCTCTATATTCCTAAATCTTGTGGGTGATACCCCATGCCCTACATACATCCTCTGACCCGGTTGTCCCTTGCCACAATTTGGAAGGCCATAGATATGCCAATTTTCTTTATTACAAATGGCATCGCAGGAATTCCAGAAGATAGGCGTTATTCCCGTATATACAGGGTTTTTAAAAATCCTTCCCATTTTTCCTCCCTTTATCTCCCTTGCTACCTCACATCCAAATTGGAAATTGAGCCTTTTATTATCAATGCTCCAGCATTTGTTTGTCTCAAAGAATAAGCCATCATCTGTATCAGCTATCAAATCCTCTAATTTCCATTCGCCTGGCTCCAGG from the bacterium genome contains:
- a CDS encoding nucleotidyl transferase AbiEii/AbiGii toxin family protein, which translates into the protein MEHLIEHKKYYSSDVEREILLSLITNSSIESSFFLTGGTALSLFYLQHRLSDDLDFFTIDSTQNLSDIDFWIKRMWLQDCVKIKESPNFLSYLIKGTKVDFVIDLLSNKEDRPIILFENRHHLLVDTINNIVSNKFCAIVSRIEPKDFIDFYFIKKVLLPKIDIEDIYNNAKFPFSATLQ